The Paenalcaligenes faecalis genome has a window encoding:
- a CDS encoding flagellar basal body L-ring protein FlgH — MWSSLYRVLLIAVVSLLGACAMVPPEPVVVGPLTAPPPAPMPPQAVANGSIYQPTAYGNYPLFEDRRPRNIGDIVTIMIQEKTNAAKSVSTNTDRSSEAGMGIGLSPAILPGDLGSRQNFEAGGNNSSKGTGSSRADNMFSGTLTTTVIGVMPNGNLQVAGEKQIAINRGSEYIRFSGVVDPRSISGSGTVSSTLVADARIEYRSRGVMDEVQTMGWLQRFFLNISPF, encoded by the coding sequence ATGTGGTCTAGTTTGTATCGTGTTTTACTGATAGCCGTGGTCAGCCTTTTAGGGGCGTGTGCCATGGTCCCCCCAGAGCCAGTAGTGGTGGGGCCATTGACAGCACCTCCACCAGCACCCATGCCGCCCCAAGCCGTCGCAAATGGGTCAATTTATCAGCCAACGGCTTATGGTAACTACCCACTATTTGAAGATCGTCGCCCGCGTAACATCGGTGATATTGTGACGATTATGATCCAAGAAAAAACGAATGCGGCCAAAAGTGTATCTACCAACACGGATCGCAGTAGCGAGGCCGGTATGGGGATAGGCTTGTCTCCAGCGATATTGCCTGGAGACTTGGGCAGTAGACAGAACTTCGAGGCAGGTGGGAATAACTCCTCAAAAGGAACTGGCAGTAGTCGTGCAGACAATATGTTTTCTGGCACACTGACAACCACAGTAATTGGTGTGATGCCCAATGGAAACTTGCAGGTGGCTGGGGAAAAACAAATAGCGATTAACCGAGGTAGTGAATACATTCGATTCTCGGGTGTGGTGGACCCACGATCTATCTCTGGCTCTGGGACGGTGTCTTCGACCCTAGTTGCAGATGCTCGTATTGAATACCGTAGCCGTGGTGTGATGGATGAGGTTCAAACCATGGGTTGGTTGCAGCGCTTTTTCTTAAATATTTCACCGTTTTAG